Part of the Spinacia oleracea cultivar Varoflay chromosome 5, BTI_SOV_V1, whole genome shotgun sequence genome, AAGCCCAATACAAAGTAAATAGTTACTTCAGATTCAGAACCTCGCAATATCACAATATACATCATAATTAACAAATGAGCTAAATATTTAAGCGAGGTGGTAACACCAGGAGAGATAAAACAATACCTGATGCTTAGTGAGGCGACGACGAATTGCACGGGTCTTCTTGGGACGAAGATCAAGAGGCAAAAACTTCTTCTTACTGTAAGCTTCCCTCAATGCAGACTTCTGCTTCTGTGACATCACCGTCAAAACTTGTGCAATCCCTAATCTCACCACCTTACTGCAAAATTACCACaccagaagaaaaaaaaccatTAATTCAATTCTAAAGGAAAACCCTAAAAATGCAACAGAGAAACAACCCTAGAAAATGCAGGAGGGGAGAGAAATTTTACATCTTGGAGAGCTTGTTAGGAGCACCACCGGTAACCTTAGCAACACGGAGGAGAGCTAGCTCAGCCTTGAGATCCTTGAGCTGAGTCAAGAGATCAGCCTTGGGCTTCTGCCTCAACTCATGGGGTTTGATTCTAGCTACACAACAAAATGTAAGATTGAATCAGTTGTTTTACTTTGAAAACCTTGAATTCATCGAAAATGGAGGAGAGAATAGGGAAATCGTGGGCTTACCCATCTCTGCGCTTCTTGAGGTGCTGGTTGCTGTGACGACGGCGAATGTGGGATACTGGAAACCCTAGAACAGAAATGGCTCACTTTAAAGAAGGGTTTATGGGGAGTTTTTTCATATACGAAGAATATGGTTGTGGTTGTGTTTCGGGCTGGTTAATGAAGTTATTGGGCTATTGGATGTGAACTGGAGGCCCtattctttttatttcttttattttcggtTTTTTTCAGTTAAGTTGCTAAACTTTTTTTTGGGtcaatatttgttttattaatcaaTGTGAGTACAATGCTAAAACAGCAAAACCCGTCTCTTTGGAGACATCTGATAAAACAGCAAAACCCAAAAGTACACTGTAATGAAGACATTCAAGCTCTTTCGAACCCGAAGTCGGCGAATAATCAGATTCATCATGTGATAGGACAATATAGGACATTGTATCCTTGGCATCCTCCCTAGACTACGTAGTGTGTGTAAAAGTTGATAGGTCGGTCGTAATCCCAGCCCATACCCTTGCGACCAACGCAAGAAAGGGCATAATTGTGtgattgtttgttttttgtgctataaaaaaaaaaaccaatgtgAGTACCATGCTAAAACAGCAAAACCCAAAAGTACAATGTAATGAAGACATTAATCCTAACAACCCTACTAGGTAGGCCTCAAAGGAAATGTTTCAAGAACCTGATACAAGCCCGCCCATTTCATGAGCTTTTTACACATATAGGCCATGTCTGGCAATTGGTTGTTGGCTGTTGGTTGTCGGTGACTGGTTGTTTAAGTTGACTgtctttgttggttgttttactaTTGATTGTTTAcaaatatgtttggtaaaatcagttgttggCTTTTGCCTGTAGCTatataaaatgacatttaaggacatttaatggtttttattcatttttaacTAAATACTTTGTACTATGTACGAAGTAAAACGtaataacaaataaaataaatataaattaaaaataaattactgtatggattaatattaataattaattatcagttatcaattattaattattaattattaattattaatattaatccatacagtaatttatttttaatttatatttattttattcaaggATGCtattcattaattaattaaattttttaattaatcctTGAATAGCATCCGTTTCCAATccttgaataaaataaataaataattaatcctTGAATAacagtaatttatttttaattatttcgaacCGGCAAAATCCTCAAAAAGTCCAACATAGAGGCAGAATTTTGGAATTCTGGGGGGATTCTTTCATGTTTAGAGATCTGTTTCCACCCAAAATACACTAAGGAAATGTCAAAATCTAACCTTTTTCGAAACAACAACTTTTTCaccgattcatccaataatccgaAAAAGTTCCGAAAGAATACCAGAAAAGTTCGACAAAAATAATTCATGAAAATACATTAAAACATGCTTTAAAACATGAAGCTTATGATACCAGTGTTGTGATCTGTGCTaatcttgttaggttatgatacatatgacaaaacataaatcatggggaaaaaccataaagccaggaaacatattattcacacataatcatttagcataattcagatgcatacactttgttgcgtgccctccctagttgcgcccgaaccgaacaagaacaagtctttaagactccaagtgtcgtccctccgtagatagcccacagcacgtccggatccgccttaagcttgaccaactagaatcgcccttaaggttgctaggattttcggctaataggttgcaagtgtttggctgatttttgcttcaaaatcttacctttagaatacttcaatttctcctgttaaatatgtgaccctaggcctatatttatagagtttatggaaatgaattataatcctactaggatatggatttattaattaaaatcctattagaactctaaataataaatttaatcttttaggattaggatttaatcaatgcacgaattccaataggattaggatttgttacgaacacgagcgttgCACGACTATGAGGGAAGCAcgcaccgcgcaggccttgcggcccacacgcgtgagcgctgcctcgcagcccacgagcatgcagcccgcgctgcctcgcagcccacgagcatacagcccgcgcgcgcctgcagccttgctgggcctggccttgcgctgggcctggcgaggctgtggcctttcttgttgggcgcttggcttgctgggcgcgggcctggcttcgtgctgggccttcgtctagcaagcctcgtccgatgctaattcgtacgatgcgcttccgattaaattcccggttccggaattcatttccgatacgaacaatatttaatatttccgattccggaattaatttccgtttcgaacaaatatttaatatttccgtttccggaattattttccgattccgataatatttccgattctgacaatatttccgtttccggcaatatttccgattccggtaatatttccatttccaaaaatattttccgatacgtaccatgtttccgtttccggcaacatctacgacttggataatatttatatttccgatacgatccatatttccgtttccggcaatatcatcgtttccggagtattcatttcttgcttgtgacgatctcagctcccactgaaaccaag contains:
- the LOC110796579 gene encoding 60S ribosomal protein L35, producing the protein MARIKPHELRQKPKADLLTQLKDLKAELALLRVAKVTGGAPNKLSKIKVVRLGIAQVLTVMSQKQKSALREAYSKKKFLPLDLRPKKTRAIRRRLTKHQASLKTEREKKREMYYPMRKYAIKV